The genomic DNA CGCCCGTGGGGCCGCTGACCAGCCCGCCCTGGCGCGGGGGGACGATGCCGGCGTCGTCGAGCCGGTCGGTCGTACCGCCGCTGGCGACCCCGTAGAGTTCGGGCGTGCCGTCCTTCTCTTCCGGGAGGCCACTCAGGTAGAGGGGCGTGATGTCGTGCTCCTCGATGAAGCCCGTGACGCAGTCGGAGAAATCCTGGGCCCGCTGGGGCGAGATCGGAACGTCGCTCTGGAGGACCAGCAGGTCCCGGTCGGTAGCCTCGTAGACACGTACCGGCGGCATGAGTGCCGAGTTGTCGCTGTGGTAGACCGCGACGTCGGGGATGCCGTCACAGTAGATGCCGCCCGCGTAGGTCATCTCGAAGGTGTCGACGAGGTGGTCGGCCGCGATCT from Haloglomus litoreum includes the following:
- a CDS encoding proteasome assembly chaperone family protein translates to MALVDIETDMDPSGATLVEGLPGAGLVGKIAADHLVDTFEMTYAGGIYCDGIPDVAVYHSDNSALMPPVRVYEATDRDLLVLQSDVPISPQRAQDFSDCVTGFIEEHDITPLYLSGLPEEKDGTPELYGVASGGTTDRLDDAGIVPPRQGGLVSGPTGALLAAAERRDLPAIGLIVETEGRFPDPEAARIIITGGIEPLTGIEVPTDDLVEHAEEIREAREQLAQRMENADDESSQAQPIRGFQ